In Pseudomonadota bacterium, a genomic segment contains:
- the cysS gene encoding cysteine--tRNA ligase: MLKIFNTLTRNKEVFESIQENTVRMYVCGMTVYDFCHLGHARVMVVFDMVRSWLRSSGYEVIYVRNITDIDDKIINRANENQETFLDLTQRYIQAMNDDAAALGVSSPDFEPKASDNISQMIGLIEQLFAKGLAYAGSAGDVYYSVNKFKGYGRLSGKSLDDLRAGERVDVNVDKKYPMDFVLWKAVKPGEPSWPSPWGEGRPGWHIECSAMSERYLGAYFDIHGGGQDLQFPHHENEIAQSEGAHGHKFVNYWMHNGFVRVDDQKMSKSLGNFFTVRELLAKYDAEVIRFFILRAHYRSPLKYSDYHLDDAKLGLTRLYTSLKDITFDSVPDEVDWDDSRAKKFRDALDDDLNTPEAMSVLFDLVSDLNRERSVATAKLLRSLAGILGLLVREPSEFLQSRGNSVFSAVEIEAMIKQRDEARANKNFNDADELRDRLLKAGIILEDASGKTTWRRP, from the coding sequence ATGTTAAAAATTTTTAATACCTTGACTCGTAATAAAGAAGTTTTTGAGTCGATTCAAGAAAATACAGTGCGTATGTACGTTTGTGGAATGACGGTTTATGATTTCTGTCATTTGGGCCATGCGCGGGTAATGGTTGTTTTCGATATGGTGCGAAGTTGGCTTCGCTCATCTGGTTACGAGGTGATTTATGTTCGGAATATCACTGATATAGATGACAAGATTATAAATAGGGCGAATGAGAATCAAGAGACGTTCTTAGATTTGACGCAGCGCTATATTCAAGCCATGAATGATGATGCCGCCGCACTTGGCGTCTCCTCACCAGATTTTGAGCCAAAGGCTTCCGATAATATCTCGCAGATGATCGGGCTGATTGAACAGTTGTTTGCAAAAGGACTTGCTTATGCGGGCTCTGCTGGCGATGTCTATTACTCGGTTAATAAATTCAAGGGCTACGGGAGGCTGTCGGGAAAATCACTAGACGATCTTCGAGCTGGCGAGCGAGTGGATGTTAATGTCGATAAGAAATATCCCATGGATTTTGTGCTCTGGAAGGCAGTAAAACCAGGGGAGCCATCTTGGCCATCTCCTTGGGGTGAGGGGAGGCCAGGTTGGCACATTGAGTGCTCAGCAATGAGTGAGAGATATTTGGGCGCATATTTTGATATTCATGGTGGAGGGCAGGATCTTCAATTTCCTCATCATGAGAATGAGATTGCTCAGTCTGAGGGGGCGCATGGTCATAAGTTTGTGAATTATTGGATGCATAACGGGTTCGTCCGTGTCGACGATCAAAAGATGTCTAAATCACTGGGCAATTTTTTTACTGTTCGGGAGCTATTGGCCAAGTATGATGCAGAGGTGATTCGATTTTTCATTCTTCGAGCGCATTATCGAAGCCCATTAAAGTATTCTGACTACCATTTGGATGATGCTAAGTTAGGCTTGACTCGGCTCTATACATCGCTAAAGGATATCACTTTCGACTCTGTTCCTGATGAGGTTGATTGGGACGATTCTCGAGCTAAGAAATTTCGAGACGCATTAGATGATGACCTCAATACGCCTGAGGCGATGTCAGTACTATTTGACTTGGTGAGTGACTTGAATCGAGAGCGGAGTGTTGCTACCGCAAAACTATTGAGGAGTTTAGCGGGAATTTTAGGTCTCCTAGTGCGAGAACCATCTGAGTTCCTCCAGTCCCGAGGGAATTCTGTGTTTTCAGCCGTTGAGATTGAGGCCATGATCAAGCAAAGGGACGAGGCTCGCGCAAACAAAAATTTTAATGACGCAGATGAATTAAGAGATCGACTATTGAAGGCTGGCATTATCCTAGAAGATGCGTCGGGAAAAACCACTTGGCGGAGACCTTAA
- a CDS encoding SPOR domain-containing protein: MLAGEEAGELELKKQARRRLVGAIALVLLVVTLVPLLLDNEPKKISDDVEINIISTSGSVKSSEVASLSRNAGLDRGHQSPDLPKSIASAQDGGVNSKNSSLSQANVETDSGYVVQLGAFSKEKKALSLVKKLQDNGFSVISERFEGSSGPMTRVSVGVLSSMEEAENTRKRLEFRKLTVGDTKITRSKP; this comes from the coding sequence ATGCTGGCAGGAGAAGAAGCGGGTGAATTGGAACTCAAGAAGCAAGCGAGACGGAGGCTAGTTGGAGCCATTGCGTTGGTTCTTCTTGTGGTCACGCTGGTTCCATTATTGTTAGATAATGAGCCCAAAAAAATTTCTGACGACGTGGAAATAAATATAATTTCTACATCTGGATCAGTGAAATCATCGGAGGTTGCAAGTTTGAGCCGAAACGCTGGGCTTGATCGCGGTCACCAATCGCCAGATCTGCCGAAGTCTATTGCCTCTGCGCAGGATGGGGGTGTTAATTCAAAAAATTCAAGTTTGTCTCAAGCGAATGTTGAGACGGATTCGGGGTATGTCGTGCAGTTGGGAGCATTTTCAAAGGAAAAAAAAGCCCTAAGTCTTGTGAAGAAGCTTCAGGATAATGGGTTTTCGGTAATTTCTGAAAGATTCGAGGGTTCGAGCGGCCCTATGACTCGTGTGTCAGTGGGTGTTTTATCGTCGATGGAGGAAGCGGAGAACACCCGCAAGCGTTTGGAGTTTAGAAAGCTGACAGTCGGTGACACCAAAATTACTCGAAGTAAACCGTAG
- the dnaJ gene encoding molecular chaperone DnaJ, producing the protein MAKRDYYEVLGTNRDTSDSDLKKIYRRLAMKYHPDKNPDNPKAEGQFTEVKEAYEVLSDPQKRAAYDQYGHAGVDGSSGMGGGSGFGGFSDSFGDIFGDVFGSGRGDRRSNVYRGSDLKYNLEISLEEAARGTETKIRIPSYKECSPCKGTGAKPGTSPTTCSTCQGQGQVRVTQGFFSIAQTCPNCQGSGKVIGTPCSDCAGQGRIRDNKTLSVKIPAGVDQGDRIRLSGEGEAGVNGGPPGDLYVVVNTLAHEVFTRDGNNLHCEMPISFTTAALGGEIQVPTLDGSAKIKISSETQTGKTFRLRGKGIKGVRSSGYGDLMCHVLVETPVNLTDRQKELLADLEEINQSNSHLHSPKAKSWMDKVKSFFED; encoded by the coding sequence ATGGCCAAACGAGATTATTACGAAGTACTTGGAACCAATCGGGATACAAGCGATAGCGACCTCAAGAAGATCTATCGACGGCTTGCTATGAAGTACCATCCCGATAAAAACCCAGACAATCCGAAAGCTGAAGGACAGTTTACGGAAGTGAAGGAAGCCTATGAGGTTTTATCAGATCCTCAAAAAAGAGCTGCCTATGACCAATATGGTCATGCTGGTGTTGATGGGTCTTCAGGCATGGGTGGCGGGAGCGGCTTCGGAGGATTCTCCGACTCATTCGGTGACATTTTTGGCGATGTATTTGGTAGTGGGCGCGGAGATAGACGCTCAAATGTTTATCGTGGGTCGGACTTAAAATATAACCTTGAAATTTCACTTGAAGAAGCGGCAAGAGGTACTGAAACAAAAATCAGGATCCCATCCTACAAAGAATGTAGCCCTTGTAAGGGAACCGGTGCCAAACCAGGAACCTCACCGACCACCTGTTCAACATGTCAAGGCCAGGGCCAGGTTCGCGTAACTCAAGGATTCTTCTCCATTGCTCAGACGTGTCCTAATTGTCAAGGATCTGGAAAAGTCATTGGGACACCATGCAGTGATTGTGCCGGGCAAGGTAGGATTAGAGACAACAAAACACTATCAGTTAAAATCCCTGCGGGAGTAGACCAAGGCGACCGTATACGGCTTTCAGGAGAAGGTGAGGCCGGTGTTAACGGAGGCCCTCCAGGGGACCTCTATGTCGTCGTTAACACGCTGGCGCACGAAGTCTTCACGCGAGATGGGAATAATCTTCACTGCGAGATGCCGATCAGTTTTACCACAGCGGCTTTAGGAGGAGAGATTCAAGTTCCTACGCTTGATGGTTCTGCCAAAATAAAAATCTCCTCTGAAACGCAAACAGGCAAGACTTTTAGGTTGCGCGGAAAAGGAATAAAAGGAGTACGTAGCAGCGGATATGGCGATCTTATGTGTCACGTCCTTGTCGAGACTCCGGTCAATTTAACTGACAGGCAGAAGGAATTACTCGCTGATCTTGAAGAAATCAATCAATCTAACTCTCATTTACACAGCCCAAAGGCAAAATCATGGATGGATAAAGTAAAAAGTTTTTTTGAAGATTAA
- a CDS encoding UDP-2,3-diacylglucosamine diphosphatase: protein MKSNTNFIFISDLHLSALATEKTNIFLRLLERYATPANHLFILGDLFDYWVGDDDINNPLFSTVVPALRDMTNTGAKLSIMRGNRDFLIGEQLAKLTRGEILSDPYLIEIHGEKTLLSHGDQWCTDDKEYQAIRSVIRSKQWIDDVLKLPINERNKRAENYREKSEASKRNKAAEIMDVSIESVKEAFEMYNCRRIIHGHTHRHAHHKQLVNEQILERFVLADWHTRGQALVINEAGCLDQFLY from the coding sequence ATGAAATCTAATACAAATTTCATTTTCATTTCGGACCTACATTTATCCGCTTTGGCAACCGAAAAAACAAATATATTTTTGCGGTTACTAGAGAGATATGCAACTCCAGCCAATCACTTATTTATTCTCGGCGACCTATTCGACTACTGGGTTGGAGATGATGACATCAACAATCCTCTATTTTCGACTGTCGTGCCAGCTTTAAGAGATATGACAAATACAGGAGCCAAGCTCAGCATCATGCGAGGTAATAGAGATTTTTTGATAGGCGAGCAGTTAGCCAAGCTGACGCGTGGGGAGATACTTTCAGATCCGTATCTGATTGAGATTCATGGCGAAAAAACACTGCTAAGCCACGGAGACCAATGGTGCACTGATGACAAAGAGTATCAAGCAATACGTTCAGTTATTAGATCTAAGCAGTGGATCGATGATGTTTTAAAGCTACCAATTAACGAGAGGAACAAACGAGCAGAAAATTATCGGGAAAAAAGTGAGGCCTCAAAAAGAAACAAAGCTGCTGAAATCATGGATGTTTCAATTGAAAGCGTAAAAGAGGCATTTGAAATGTACAACTGTCGCAGAATTATTCATGGGCACACGCACCGCCATGCCCATCATAAACAGTTGGTTAATGAGCAAATTCTAGAAAGATTCGTGCTCGCAGATTGGCACACTCGAGGACAAGCCTTGGTGATAAATGAAGCAGGCTGCTTAGACCAATTCTTATATTGA
- a CDS encoding peptidylprolyl isomerase, whose amino-acid sequence MALQVKVKTSMGDIVIELNEEKAPKTVENFLHYVDSGFYDGTIFHRVINGFMIQGGGMDANMKEKETQAPIKNEANNGLKNDTYTLAMARTNDVHSATSQFFINVSNNNFLNFSSETPQGHGYCVFAKVVGGEQTVDKIKGVSTGTSGFHQDVPNEAVIIENVARI is encoded by the coding sequence ATGGCACTACAAGTAAAAGTAAAAACCTCAATGGGAGATATCGTCATTGAACTAAATGAAGAAAAAGCCCCGAAAACAGTAGAAAACTTTCTGCATTATGTCGATTCTGGCTTCTATGACGGCACAATCTTTCATCGGGTTATCAACGGATTCATGATCCAAGGTGGCGGTATGGACGCCAACATGAAAGAGAAGGAGACTCAAGCGCCCATCAAAAATGAGGCTAATAACGGGTTGAAGAATGACACTTATACCCTTGCAATGGCTCGAACCAACGACGTTCACTCAGCCACTTCGCAGTTCTTCATTAATGTATCTAATAACAACTTTCTTAACTTCTCATCTGAAACACCCCAAGGACACGGCTACTGTGTATTTGCTAAGGTCGTCGGAGGGGAGCAAACAGTCGATAAAATTAAAGGCGTCTCAACAGGAACCAGTGGATTCCATCAAGATGTGCCTAATGAGGCCGTCATCATAGAAAATGTGGCGCGAATCTGA
- the accD gene encoding acetyl-CoA carboxylase, carboxyltransferase subunit beta: protein MSWLQKILPPKINTLDTFKTPRKLVPEGLWSKCPACEAVLYQSELEENLQVCPKCSHHGRLNARQRLDSIFDEGQRIEVGRNIQPVDFLKFVDIKKYKNRLTEAQKSTSEADALVVEQGSIKGIAVVCAAFEFSFLGGSMGSVVGERFAAGVRHSCDKKIPFVCFSASGGARMQEGLTSLMQMVKTTAAISQLSAQSLPFISVLTDPTMGGVSASFAMIGDVVIAEPDALIGFAGPRVIEQTVRQTLPDGFQRSEFLLEHGAIDIIIDRREMKDRLGNLLSLFTRIRTSE, encoded by the coding sequence ATGAGCTGGCTTCAAAAAATATTACCACCAAAAATTAATACGCTTGATACTTTTAAGACTCCTCGTAAGTTGGTTCCAGAGGGGTTGTGGAGTAAGTGCCCTGCGTGTGAGGCTGTTCTCTATCAATCTGAATTAGAGGAAAATCTACAGGTATGCCCTAAATGCTCACATCATGGTCGATTGAATGCGCGGCAAAGGCTAGACTCAATTTTTGATGAGGGTCAGCGTATCGAGGTTGGACGGAATATACAACCTGTAGATTTTCTTAAGTTTGTTGATATTAAAAAATACAAAAATCGACTCACTGAGGCTCAAAAATCCACATCTGAAGCGGATGCTCTCGTCGTCGAGCAAGGATCCATAAAAGGAATTGCTGTAGTCTGTGCGGCGTTTGAGTTTTCGTTTTTAGGGGGTTCAATGGGCTCCGTAGTTGGAGAGCGCTTCGCCGCTGGAGTGCGACACAGTTGTGATAAAAAAATTCCTTTTGTTTGTTTTTCAGCAAGCGGTGGCGCCCGTATGCAGGAAGGTTTGACCTCTCTGATGCAAATGGTGAAAACGACAGCAGCCATCTCACAATTATCTGCTCAAAGTTTACCTTTCATATCGGTGTTAACGGATCCTACAATGGGTGGTGTCTCAGCTAGTTTTGCTATGATTGGTGATGTTGTTATCGCTGAGCCCGACGCTTTGATCGGCTTTGCCGGGCCGCGAGTGATAGAGCAAACTGTAAGACAGACCTTGCCGGATGGGTTTCAGCGCTCGGAGTTTTTATTGGAACACGGTGCGATAGATATAATCATTGATCGTCGAGAAATGAAGGATCGATTAGGCAACCTACTGTCATTGTTCACACGTATTCGAACATCAGAATAG
- the purF gene encoding amidophosphoribosyltransferase has translation MCGLLGAVAKSPVNQLLYDGLQVLQHRGQDAAGIVTADGPNFHMHKGGGLVRDVFRTRNMLLLVGNSGIGHCRYPTAGSANAFEEAQPMYVNSPFGIVLGHNGNLTNSQRLKVELFRQDLRHVNTNSDSEVLLNVFAHELQKSSVGVNLTTKAIFEAVKGVHKRVQGAYAVVAMISGYGLLAFRDPFGIRPLVYGMRQKGADKEYLVASETVALDTLGFKYVRDVEPGEAIFFSNDGVVSEQQCASNPQRYPCIFEFVYLARPDSVIDGISVHETRMRMGETLAKKIKYQYSDLKIDVVIPIPDSSRPSAMEIADGIGVPYREGFIKNRYIGRTFIMPGREVREKSVRQKLNAIGSEFQGKNVLLVDDSIVRGTTSREIVQMARDAGATKVYFASAAPPVRFPNVYGIDMPSSKELIAHGRDEEAIAAEIGVDRIIYQTVEDLIAACASFNPKITQFEASCFTGQYVTGDVSADYLVSLESDRNDEKLSSVFQATADLE, from the coding sequence ATGTGCGGTTTGCTTGGAGCAGTAGCAAAGTCACCAGTTAACCAACTGCTCTACGATGGATTACAGGTGCTCCAACATCGAGGTCAAGATGCGGCGGGCATTGTGACTGCCGATGGACCTAATTTTCATATGCATAAGGGTGGTGGGCTGGTCCGCGATGTGTTCAGAACTCGAAATATGCTGCTGTTAGTCGGAAATTCTGGTATTGGACATTGTCGGTATCCTACAGCGGGATCCGCTAATGCTTTTGAAGAAGCGCAGCCTATGTACGTAAACTCGCCGTTTGGCATTGTTCTTGGGCACAATGGAAATTTAACAAACTCTCAGAGGTTGAAGGTCGAGCTTTTTCGACAAGATCTCAGGCACGTCAATACGAACTCCGATTCTGAGGTTTTATTGAATGTTTTTGCTCATGAATTACAGAAATCTAGTGTTGGCGTTAACTTAACTACCAAGGCTATTTTTGAAGCTGTCAAAGGGGTTCATAAGCGGGTACAAGGTGCGTATGCGGTTGTTGCTATGATTTCTGGCTATGGACTGCTTGCTTTTCGCGACCCGTTCGGAATTAGGCCACTTGTTTATGGCATGAGACAAAAAGGCGCAGATAAAGAGTATCTGGTTGCCTCGGAAACGGTAGCATTAGATACGCTCGGTTTTAAGTATGTCAGAGATGTTGAGCCTGGCGAGGCCATATTTTTTTCAAATGATGGAGTGGTTAGTGAGCAACAATGTGCCTCAAATCCGCAGCGCTATCCTTGTATTTTTGAATTTGTCTACCTAGCCAGGCCTGATTCGGTCATTGATGGCATTTCTGTACACGAGACCAGGATGAGGATGGGGGAGACACTAGCGAAAAAGATTAAATATCAATATTCGGACTTGAAAATAGATGTAGTAATCCCGATTCCGGATTCAAGCCGACCATCGGCAATGGAGATTGCTGATGGGATTGGAGTGCCCTATCGAGAGGGGTTTATAAAAAATCGTTATATTGGCCGTACCTTTATCATGCCGGGTAGAGAAGTTAGAGAAAAATCAGTCCGACAAAAACTCAACGCAATCGGATCTGAATTCCAAGGTAAAAATGTACTGCTTGTTGACGACTCCATCGTGCGAGGGACTACTAGTCGGGAAATTGTGCAAATGGCAAGGGATGCTGGGGCAACTAAGGTATACTTCGCGTCTGCCGCTCCTCCAGTTCGTTTTCCCAACGTGTATGGTATTGATATGCCAAGCTCAAAGGAGCTGATAGCGCATGGTCGGGACGAGGAGGCTATAGCAGCCGAAATTGGAGTTGACCGTATTATCTATCAAACCGTTGAAGACTTGATAGCCGCTTGCGCTTCGTTCAACCCGAAAATTACACAGTTTGAAGCTTCGTGTTTCACTGGGCAGTATGTGACCGGAGACGTATCGGCAGACTATTTAGTTTCTTTAGAGAGTGATCGGAACGATGAGAAGCTCTCATCAGTTTTTCAAGCAACTGCTGACTTAGAGTAG
- a CDS encoding bifunctional folylpolyglutamate synthase/dihydrofolate synthase, with protein sequence MSKSLADWLCRINSVHHKEIDLSLDRLQKVIQDLSLRPRCPVITVGGTNGKGSTCAMLEAIYTKAGYRAGVFASPHLLRFNERIRLANAEVDDDAIISSFVRIDCARGDVSLTYFEFSFLAALDIFLAQDVDLIILEVGLGGRFDATNVLDPICAIVTNVGLDHMEYLGETREKIGAEKAAIFRGGDAYSICGDEDPPQSILDTASAIDTDLQLIDRDFGFVRDSSSWKFWSTDGSRMNLAFPLMQGEHQLANASVSIQAATLLKNMLPIDAAAIREGLLTAKRLGRFQALPSRPLVVLDVAHNVASITILVRELKRAPFKGKTRVIFGVMADKQYVEMITLLTSVADQLFVCALEGERSADPDVVVARATISLGSDQLISWSSVAKAMDKLLEISGSDDRIVICGSFLTVSAALNHPFVSGLVHNRI encoded by the coding sequence TTGAGTAAGTCGCTCGCAGATTGGTTGTGCCGCATCAACTCGGTACATCACAAAGAGATCGATTTAAGTCTGGATCGACTTCAAAAAGTTATCCAAGATCTGTCGCTTCGTCCGCGATGCCCTGTCATTACTGTTGGGGGTACTAACGGAAAGGGGTCTACGTGTGCAATGCTGGAAGCGATTTATACGAAAGCAGGTTACCGCGCGGGTGTGTTTGCATCACCGCATTTATTACGTTTCAATGAAAGAATAAGATTGGCTAATGCCGAGGTTGATGATGACGCCATTATTTCTTCATTTGTAAGAATAGATTGTGCCCGAGGCGATGTTAGTCTTACATATTTTGAATTTTCATTTCTTGCGGCTTTGGACATTTTTCTTGCACAAGACGTTGATTTAATTATTTTAGAGGTCGGTCTTGGAGGACGTTTCGATGCGACGAACGTTTTGGACCCTATTTGTGCCATTGTTACGAACGTGGGACTCGATCATATGGAGTATTTAGGGGAGACTCGAGAGAAGATCGGTGCTGAGAAAGCTGCAATTTTTCGAGGCGGTGACGCGTACTCAATATGTGGAGATGAAGACCCGCCTCAATCGATCTTAGATACTGCTTCTGCTATAGACACAGACTTGCAATTGATTGACAGAGATTTTGGTTTTGTAAGAGATTCATCTAGTTGGAAATTTTGGTCTACAGATGGATCTCGGATGAATTTAGCCTTTCCGCTGATGCAAGGCGAGCATCAATTAGCAAATGCGAGTGTGTCAATTCAAGCGGCTACTCTCCTCAAAAATATGCTGCCTATCGATGCTGCTGCAATCCGAGAAGGGCTATTAACAGCGAAAAGATTGGGACGGTTTCAAGCGCTGCCGTCACGCCCATTGGTCGTGTTGGATGTGGCGCATAATGTGGCATCTATAACCATTTTAGTCAGAGAGTTGAAGCGCGCGCCCTTTAAGGGTAAGACAAGAGTCATTTTTGGAGTGATGGCGGATAAGCAATACGTCGAAATGATAACTTTGTTAACTTCTGTTGCTGATCAGTTATTCGTGTGTGCGCTTGAGGGAGAACGGTCGGCTGATCCAGATGTTGTTGTAGCTCGGGCGACTATAAGTCTAGGTAGCGATCAATTAATATCATGGAGCTCGGTAGCTAAGGCTATGGATAAGCTACTGGAGATCAGTGGCTCGGATGATAGAATTGTGATTTGCGGGTCATTTTTGACTGTATCGGCTGCGTTAAATCACCCATTTGTTTCCGGCTTAGTACATAATAGAATCTAA
- the dnaK gene encoding molecular chaperone DnaK, with protein sequence MGRIIGIDLGTTNSCVAVMDGGEAKVLENAEGGRTTPSIIAYTEDGEVLVGAPAKRQAVTNPKNTLFAVKRLIGRRFQDEEVVKAKGNSPFTIVSAKNGDAWVEVRGKQSAPPEISAQVLIKMKKTAEDYLGEEVTEAVITVPAYFNDSQRQATKDAGKIAGLEVKRIINEPTAAALAFGMDKKRGDRKIAIYDLGGGTFDVSIIEIAEVDGEHQFEVLSTNGDTFLGGEDFDQRIIDYLADEFKKDQGVNLRGDVLALQRLKEAAEKAKIELSSSQQTDVNLPYITADASGPKHLNIKITRAKLESLVEDLISRTVEPCRVAIKDAGVKTSDIDDIILVGGMTRMPKVQETVKNFFNKEPRKDVNPDEAVAVGAAIQGGVLRGDVKDVLLLDVTPLSLGIETLGGVLTKIIQKNTTIPTKANQVFSTAEDNQTAVTIHVLQGEREMSKDNKSLGQFNLTDIPVASRGMPQIEVNFDIDANGILHVSAKDKATGKENKITIKANSGLSDEEVEKMIKDAEAHAEDDRKARELVDVRNQCDSLIHSVRKTLNESADKISEEEKTKVEEAAKDAEEALKNGGKDDIEAKSQVLSGLAQSLAEKMYASQAKSPTGEGQDGNRDGDRDVVDAEFEEVQDDNKTS encoded by the coding sequence ATGGGCAGAATCATTGGTATTGATCTAGGAACCACAAACTCCTGCGTAGCAGTCATGGATGGCGGTGAAGCCAAGGTGCTTGAAAACGCCGAAGGGGGACGCACCACGCCTTCGATTATTGCCTATACGGAAGATGGTGAAGTCCTTGTGGGTGCACCAGCAAAAAGACAGGCGGTCACAAACCCTAAAAATACATTGTTTGCAGTCAAACGATTAATTGGCCGCCGCTTTCAAGATGAGGAGGTTGTAAAAGCAAAGGGAAACTCTCCATTCACGATTGTCAGCGCTAAAAATGGTGATGCCTGGGTAGAGGTACGAGGAAAGCAAAGTGCACCTCCAGAAATTTCAGCCCAAGTGCTCATCAAAATGAAGAAAACGGCAGAGGACTATCTGGGCGAGGAAGTCACCGAGGCCGTCATTACGGTCCCCGCATACTTTAACGACTCACAGCGTCAAGCTACCAAAGACGCCGGGAAAATTGCCGGATTAGAAGTGAAACGGATTATCAATGAACCAACTGCTGCAGCACTTGCATTCGGCATGGACAAGAAACGAGGTGACCGAAAAATTGCCATTTACGACTTGGGGGGTGGAACCTTCGATGTTTCAATTATCGAAATCGCTGAAGTGGATGGTGAACATCAATTTGAGGTGCTCTCTACAAATGGAGATACATTCTTAGGAGGTGAAGATTTCGACCAGCGGATCATAGATTACCTAGCGGACGAATTTAAGAAAGATCAAGGGGTAAACCTTCGTGGCGATGTCTTAGCATTACAGCGTCTTAAAGAAGCGGCAGAGAAAGCTAAAATTGAACTGTCCTCTAGTCAACAGACCGATGTGAACTTACCTTACATCACTGCTGACGCGTCAGGGCCCAAACATCTTAATATCAAAATAACGCGGGCCAAGCTCGAAAGTTTAGTAGAGGACTTAATCAGCCGAACAGTTGAGCCTTGTCGCGTCGCAATCAAAGATGCGGGAGTTAAAACGTCTGATATCGATGACATAATCCTTGTTGGCGGCATGACAAGAATGCCCAAAGTTCAGGAAACAGTTAAGAACTTCTTTAACAAAGAACCACGCAAAGACGTCAATCCAGATGAGGCCGTTGCGGTAGGCGCGGCAATCCAAGGTGGTGTTTTACGAGGTGATGTTAAGGATGTCTTATTGCTCGACGTAACACCACTGTCACTTGGAATCGAGACTTTAGGTGGTGTCTTGACAAAGATTATCCAAAAGAATACGACCATACCAACAAAAGCAAATCAAGTGTTCTCAACAGCCGAGGATAACCAAACAGCCGTCACGATCCATGTCCTTCAAGGAGAGCGTGAAATGTCGAAAGATAATAAATCCTTAGGTCAATTTAATTTGACCGACATTCCAGTAGCTTCGCGGGGGATGCCGCAAATTGAGGTCAATTTTGACATTGATGCCAACGGCATATTACATGTCTCAGCCAAAGATAAAGCAACGGGAAAAGAAAATAAAATCACCATCAAGGCTAACTCTGGCCTATCTGATGAGGAAGTCGAAAAAATGATAAAAGACGCGGAAGCCCATGCTGAAGACGACCGGAAAGCTAGGGAATTAGTCGATGTTAGAAACCAGTGTGACTCTCTGATACACAGTGTCCGCAAAACACTCAACGAAAGCGCGGACAAAATTTCCGAAGAGGAAAAAACAAAGGTTGAGGAAGCGGCAAAGGATGCTGAAGAGGCGTTGAAAAATGGTGGTAAAGACGATATTGAAGCTAAATCGCAAGTGTTGTCAGGCTTAGCTCAATCCTTAGCTGAAAAAATGTATGCGAGTCAGGCTAAATCACCAACTGGTGAAGGTCAAGACGGAAACCGGGATGGTGATAGAGATGTTGTCGACGCAGAGTTTGAGGAAGTTCAAGACGATAACAAAACATCTTAA
- a CDS encoding CvpA family protein encodes MELNLNWFDYGFIAVLLISTIYGFYRGFTLEIFSLLTWVLAVWTAKVSVAPISGLFDQVIISPRLRLIVIFVVVLILALFLFHFLTVKLCRLIKASALTGMDRALGALFGLTRGVLISALAVIIFSSTEFSRKHAWQDAQLRFPLEVVASFLQVKMPELDWDISPK; translated from the coding sequence ATGGAACTAAACCTCAATTGGTTTGATTATGGATTCATAGCTGTTTTACTCATTTCAACTATTTATGGGTTTTATCGCGGCTTTACACTTGAGATTTTTTCTCTTTTAACTTGGGTTTTAGCCGTTTGGACAGCTAAAGTTTCTGTTGCTCCTATCTCTGGATTATTTGATCAAGTAATTATTAGTCCAAGGCTTAGGCTAATTGTTATTTTTGTCGTAGTTCTAATTTTAGCGTTGTTTTTATTTCATTTTCTTACGGTTAAGCTTTGCAGATTGATTAAAGCATCGGCGCTCACAGGAATGGATCGGGCGTTAGGGGCTTTATTCGGACTGACTCGGGGAGTTTTAATTTCAGCACTAGCAGTTATTATTTTTAGTTCGACGGAGTTCTCTCGCAAGCATGCGTGGCAGGACGCTCAGCTCCGATTTCCATTGGAGGTCGTTGCTTCGTTTCTTCAAGTAAAAATGCCTGAGCTTGACTGGGATATCTCACCAAAGTAA